A single genomic interval of Anopheles marshallii chromosome 2, idAnoMarsDA_429_01, whole genome shotgun sequence harbors:
- the LOC128709485 gene encoding serine/threonine-protein kinase Tao isoform X1, which yields MRPGSLKDPEIAELFNKHDPEKIFEDLREIGHGSFGAVYYAKCNLTPEIVAIKKMSYMGKQSMEKWQDILKEIRFLRQLNHPNTIEYKGCYLHENTAWLVMEYCVGSASDIIEVHKRPLKEDEISAICDGVLRGLSYLHGLGRIHRDIKAGNILLTEQGIVKLADFGSAAIKCPANSFVGTPYWMAPEVILAMDEGQYDGKVDVWSLGITCIELAERKPPYFNMNAMSALYHIAQNDAPSLQAQEWSDMFRNFVDFCLKKSPIDRPTSTQLLKHTFVTRVRSPNVLIDLIARTKAAVRELDNLNYRKMKKILMVDCETESNIGDAEDTPDEQIGGDSSKSNSITSEHSLPSVDQQQHGGVGSGLMRNSSRSRPTNPMSSMHNNSAGGNVRDSMLSNVMMAGIGGSGSGSGMMMAGGGGMGGSVGMGTSGIQGGSAGAAGGQTNIGANMVYHHHNSSSPVAPSHHHPQHNHNHVSQVAASVVADHGANNFATIRTTSIVTKQQKEHMQVSEMHEQMSGYKRMRREHQAALVKLEEKCKVEMEQHKSALDKEYDLLLHNFTRELDKQSAKHQQEIVRRIKQNDAAEKKLHKEISTRQEGDRKAFEIHRKKEYKANKERWKRELSMDDTTPKRQRDATLQTQKDNLKQAEQQEEQRLLRVQKNYIELEMRKFRRKKMGLLHDLEDQLLRDELSKKQQQLEQAHAMLIKHHEKTQDLEYRQQKSVHALREEQISKQHESELRNQKEYMDRAERELLRRHALELKQQPKSLKQKELQIRKQFRETCKTQTIQYKALKRQILQTTPKEDQKAVIKQLKEEQHRKLTLLGDQYEQSIADMLQKQSLRLDESQEVECHQLKDRLQYELDILTAYQSKNRMQAQAQRDRERKELEDRVSVRRALLESKMETELQQFNQERAERIRQLKEKHDKQLEAFDEESARMGFSALALAEASKETYPDEEGSLSGSMLSLAHSNSSTSFPAGSL from the exons ATGAGGCCGGGAAGCCTAAAAGACCCCGAGATAGCAGAACTCTTCAACAAACATGATCCGGAAAAGATATTCGAAGATTTGCGCGAAATCGGGCACGGTTCGTTCGGTGCGGTGTATTACGCAAAATGCAACCTTACGCCCGAGATCGTCGCTATCAAGAAGATGTCCTACATGGGCAAGCAGAGCATGGAGAAGTGGCAGGATATCCTGAAGGAGATACGCTTCCTGCGGCAGCTAAACCATCCGAACACGATCGAGTACAAGGGATGCTATTTGCACGAAAACACGGCATGGCTCGTGATGGAGTACTGTGTTGGGTCTGCTTCGGACATCATCGAGGTGCACAAGCGCCCGCTAAAGGAGGACGAAATCTCCGCCATCTGCGATGGTGTGCTGCGAGGGTTAAGCTACTTGCACGGTCTCGGCCGAATCCATCG TGACATTAAGGCTGGTAACATTTTGCTCACCGAGCAGGGTATAGTGAAGCTGGCCGATTTCGGCAGTGCCGCCATCAAGTGCCCGGCGAATAGTTTTGTCGGAACGCCCTACTGGATGGCACCGGAAGTTATTCTGGCGATGGACGAGGGCCAGTACGATGGTAAGGTGGATGTGTGGTCACTTGGCATCACCTGCATCGAGCTGGCAGAACGGAAACCTCCGTACTTCAACATGAACGCTATGTCGGCATTGTATCATATCGCGCAGAATGATGCACCATCGCTTCAGGCACAGGAGTGGTCGGATATGTTCCGTAACTTTGTTGATTTCTGTCTGAAAAAATCACCGATTGATCGGCCCACGTCAACGCAGCTTCTAAAACACACGTTCGTAACAAGAGTTCGGTCGCCGAACGtgttgattgatttaattgCCAG AACGAAAGCAGCTGTGAGGGAACTAGACAATCTGAACTATCGCAAGATGAAGAAAATCTTGATGGTGGATTGCGAGACGGAAAGCAACATTGGCGACGCGGAAGATACGCCGGACGAGCAGATCGGTGGCGATAGCAGCAAGAGCAATAGTATCACTTCCGAACACTCACTGCCATCGGTCGATCAACAGCAGCACGGTGGGGTAGGTAGCGGGCTGATGAGGAATTCGTCTCGATCCCGACCGACTAATCCGATGTCATCGATGCATAACAATTCGGCGGGTGGCAATGTGAGGGATAGCATGCTTTCGAACGTCATGATGGCCGGTATCGGTGGCAGTGGATCGGGCAGCGGCATGATGATGGCTGGCGGCGGCGGAATGGGTGGCAGCGTTGGCATGGGCACGAGTGGAATTCAGGGCGGTAGCGCGGGTGCGGCCGGTGGGCAAACGAATATCGGTGCTAACATGGTCTATCACCATCATAACTCTTCTAGTCCCGTTGCACCTTCGCACCATCACCCGCagcacaaccacaaccacgTGTCGCAGGTGGCGGCCAGTGTCGTCGCCGATCACGGTGCCAACAACTTTGCTACCATCCGTACGACCAGTATTGTGACGAAGCAACAGAAGGAACACATGCAGGTAAGC GAAATGCACGAGCAAATGTCGGGCTACAAACGTATGCGACGGGAGCATCAGGCCGCGCTGGTGAAGCTGGAGGAAAAGTGTAAGGTGGAGATGGAGCAGCACAAGTCCGCCCTGGACAAGGAGTATGACCTTTTGCTGCATAATTTTACCCGAGAGCTAGACAAACAATCT GCAAAACATCAGCAGGAGATTGTGCGAAGGATTAAGCAGAATGACGCGGCAGAGAAGAAGCTGCACAAGGAAATATCTACCAGACAGGAGGGCGACCGGAAGGCGTTCGAAATCCATCGAAAGAAGGAGTACAAGGCAAACAAGGAACGCTGGAAACGGGAACTATCGATGGACGATACGACGCCCAAACGGCAGCGAGATGCAACCTTGCA AACGCAGAAGGATAACCTCAAGCAGGCGGAACAACAGGAGGAACAGCGGTTGTTGCGGGTACAGAAAAACTACATCGAGCTGGAGATGCGAAAATTCcgcaggaaaaaaatgggatTATTGCATGATCTGGAGGATCAACTGTTGCGTGAC GAGCTCAgcaagaagcagcagcaactagaGCAAGCACATGCCATGCTAATCAAACACCacgaaaaaacacaagatCTCGAGTATCGCCAGCAGAAGAGCGTACATGCACTTAGAGAAGAGCAG ATATCAAAACAACATGAAAGTGAACTGCGAAACCAAAAGGAGTACATGGACAGGGCCGAGCGAGAGTTGTTACGAAGACACGCACTCGAATTGAAACAGCAGCCAAAGAGCCTGAAG CAAAAAGAACTCCAGATAAGGAAACAGTTTCGTGAAACgtgtaaaacacaaacaatccaGTATAAGGCACTGAAGCGGCAGATACTGCAGACAACACCTAAGGAAGATCAAAAGGCTGTGATAAAGCAACTAAAGGAAGAGCAACATCGTAAGTTAACACTGCTCGGTGATCAG TATGAACAAAGTATTGCTGATATGCTGCAGAAGCAAAGCCTTCGTTTGGACGAAAGCCAGGAAGTTGAGTGCCACCAGCTGAAGGATCGGTTACAGTACGAGCTGGACATTCTGACCGCTTACCAGAGCAAAAATCGCATGCAGGCGCAAGCGCAGCGCGACCGCGAGCGTAAGGAATTGGAGGATCGCGTCAGTGTAAGACGGGCACTGTTGGAGAGTAAG ATGGAAACTGAGTTGCAGCAGTTTAATCAAGAGCGTGCCGAAAGGATCCGCCAGCTGAAGGAGAAACACGACAAGCAGCTTGAGGCATTCGACGAAGAGTCTGCCCGGATGGGCTTCAG TGCACTGGCCTTAGCGGAAGCATCGAAAGAAACGTACCCGGATGAGGAAGGCAGCCTGTCCGGTTCAATGCTGAGCCTGGCGCACAGTAACAGTTCCACCAGCTTCCCGGCTGGATCTCTATAG
- the LOC128708218 gene encoding vacuolar protein sorting-associated protein 33A has product MYTHLSGGRVNIQLLQEAAVREFVNILDRCEGTKAIIWDESLGGPVGLVARYTFLKEHHVTKMYPLRPEAWTDIDVKNIIFITRPHQILMDYIANNIHEEERKRKGIEYFLYFLPKKSFLCEKRLQIKGVHGSLSYIGEFHCEFFPFDNDLLSMELKDGYREIYIEGDTSSLHQSACALVALQKLYGRIPKVYGIGSYAQRVWEITKALTEEDGHIMNNEKGVIDQMLIIDRSTDLMSVLATQLTYEGLIDEIFGINNTTVNLPAEKFNTGEGLSTDRNTEKSQFILNSKEQLYTELRDKNFNAVGAVLSRMAKSIRSRANENHGEKSIQELKKFVESLPHIKSNEQSLATHTTIAELVQDVISSNAFLDVLGCEQEFLLCSDVDKPNSFVEDMIAKEAPLRNVLRLICMQSIAGSGLKPKVLDYYKRELVQVYGLKTLLTLGNLEKAGLLRQQSGSRTYHVLRKTLNLTAETPEEVSPKDITYVHSIYAPLSVRIVEQHLKPNGWQLLTEKLSSLPSPTFEDFQASPSLSSRRGSFTSEMSQSDIPRVIVVFFIGGCTFAEISALRFLAQQDENNVEFVICTTKLINKNTFLDAFVES; this is encoded by the exons ATGTATACACATCTTTCGGGAGGTCGAGTCAACATACAGCTGCTGCAGGAAGCTGCTGTACGTGAGTTTGTTAACATTCTTGATCGGTGCGAGGGTACAAAG GCTATCATATGGGATGAGTCATTGGGCGGACCGGTCGGGCTTGTCGCAAGGTACACGTTTCTTAAGGAGCACCATGTTACAAAAATGTACCCATTGCGACCGGAAGCATGGACGGACATCGACGTGAAAAACATTATCTTCATAACACGCCCACATCAAATACTGATGGATTACATCGCTAACAATATTCACGAAGAAGAACGCAAACGAAAAGGTATC gagtattttttgtattttcttcccAAAAAATCCTTTCTCTGTGAAAAGCGACTCCAAATCAAGGGAGTGCACGGCAGCCTGTCCTACATCGGTGAGTTTCACTGTGAGTTTTTCCCGTTTGACAATGATCTGCTTTCCATGGAGCTGAAAGATGGTTACAGAGAGATCTACATCGAGGGTGACACGAGTTCGCTGCATCAGTCGGCGTGTGCGCTTGTCGCACTGCAGAAATTATACGGACGCATTCCGAAGGTGTACGGCATTGGAAGTTACGCGCAGCGCGTTTGGGAGATTACAAAAGCACTGACCGAAGAGGATGGGCATATCATGAACAACGAGAAGGGAGTCATCGATCAGATGCTcattatcgatcgatcgaccgACTTGATGAGTGTGTTGGCAACACAACTCACCTACGAAGGGTTGATAGACGAGATTTTCGGCATCAACAATACGACGGTGAATCTTCCGGCGGAAAAATTCAACACGGGTGAGGGTCTATCGACCGATCGAAACACCGAGAAAAGCCAGTTCATACTGAACTCGAAGGAACAGCTGTACACGGAGCTGAGAGACAAAAATTTTAACGCAGTGGGAGCGGTTCTGTCGCGCATGGCCAAATCAATTCGATCGCGAGCCAACGAAAATCACGGCGAAAAATCAATTCAGGAATTGAAAAAGTTCGTCGAAAGTCTACCACACATCAAATCCAACGAGCAATCTCTTGCGACTCATACCACGATCGCCGAACTGGTACAGGATGTGATCTCATCGAATGCATTTCTGGACGTGTTGGGGTGTGAACAGGAATTTCTCCTCTGCTCCGATGTGGACAAACCGAACAGCTTCGTCGAGGATATGATTGCGAAGGAGGCGCCACTGCGGAATGTGCTTCGATTGATATGCATGCAGTCGATTGCCGGATCTGGGCTGAAACCAAAAGTGCTAGATTACTACAAGCGTGAGCTGGTACAAGTTTACGGATTGAAAACGCTGCTTACACTGGGTAATCTGGAGAAAGCGGGCCTCCTACGGCAGCAGAGCGGTTCCCGCACGTACCACGTTCTCCGCAAAACACTCAACCTTACCGCAGAAACCCCCGAAGAAGTGTCTCCAAAGGATATTACGTACGTGCACAGCATCTACGCGCCGCTGTCCGTTCGCATCGTAGAGCAACATCTGAAACCCAACGGATGGCAACTGTTAACGGAGAAGCTTTCCTCCCTACCGAGTCCAACGTTTGAAGATTTTCAAGCTTCCCCCAGCTTAAGTAGTCGTCGCGGTTCATTTACCAGCGAAATGTCCCAATCGGACATCCCGCGCGTGATCGTAGTGTTCTTCATTGGAGGCTGCACGTTTGCGGAAATATCTGCGCTACGATTCCTTGCGCAACAGGATGAGAATAACGTCGAGTTTGTCATCTGCACGACAAAACTAATCAATAAGAACACATTCCTAGATGCGTTTGTTGAAAGCTAA
- the LOC128710255 gene encoding zinc finger protein rotund-like — protein MSTIYSSPMTPSKLRIKDDLYNRLAPSHTDEMLYKAVKTRSSNYFHTGEGAISHDQQASNEDTNRNRSGCPSQVIKERIITKHSPTHGDECENTDTGVAHKSAFIFPAQFYKNLFAASASLLKKQQSGSDTCRHYPEDHSEDETGHDEQAEDLSNPTASSPLEFPRSLFPNPSSSQAQAQQQSASGGAHPEIDRDVDTSESNEILEKPSNAFPWLSEATNNNDYTKGNNNHHGTPPHLHPHPHHPHHHHHHHHPHHSHHPHLPHSAATSAGSQSNLGPASSSSLAAANCRHGHPEDTKCRSVNCGPPQSPSASSSLAANEGATPDSSSTTATATAIPNFNQMPVPGGVQGQNPTQGLVHWMSAVMAEHMTSNPHHDPAAVGMHYMWNGPVEQCGQHTKDMDAYGGWPTPRNPMAMKQGYEAKMNPVDHHHHHHHHHHNNLQKGHMIDDGRLLDHHTMQTGAAQMSQLYGARGSSSSSSPGGGLTGHGGPPNPATALLVVPQPINATKIGGTGLPNGTGRKYQCKMCPQIFTSKADLQLHTQIHMREAKPYKCSQCNKAFANSSYLSQHTRIHLGIKPYRCEICQRKFTQLSHLQQHIRTHTGDKPYKCRHSGCLKAFSQLSNLQSHSRCHQTDKPFKCNSCYKCFSDEPSLLEHIPKHKESKHLKTHICQYCGKSYTQETYLSKHMQKHAERTDKRPPIGTRSSNSTVNLSASTPGSSSSGSGSASNGPTTTVGPATMTGESTFWPKVSPDSAAATINDVINQQNNHHDFSLTPNGSATNGSNGSTGNGSATNGPQSGGGNAVHGSGSDLPGSHHQRDDAVDELVGAGRGPPDNANTPNGNTNTGTGGNQGSAQQQQQQQQQQQQQQQQQPPPQQHNGTAPMNGNLAIPPVSTPMSASYDSSSIAKATSNSAFTPINAMPPHLNSLQHHHQLATQRPSYLYDAISFQNQKAAMAQSPSNAFPNQLISLHQIRNYAHQPAGGLMAGEHLLGVTVGPGGKDKG, from the exons ATGTCTACAATTTATTCCTCACCAATGACGCCCTCGAAGCTGCGCATTAAGGACGATCTCTACAATCGTCTCGCTCCATCTCACACCGATGAGATGTTGTACAAAGCTGTCAAAACAAGAAGTTCCAACTATTTTCACACCGGTGAAGGTGCTATAAGCCACGATCAACAAGCGTCCAATGAAGATACGAACCGTAACAGAAGCGGTTGTCCTTCGCAAGTGATAAAAGAAAGAATTATTACGAAGCATTCACCAACCCATGGAGATGAGTGCGAGAATACGGACACAGGGGTTGCACACAAGTCTGCGTTTATCTTTCCGGCCCAGTTCTACAAGAACTTGTTTGCCGCTTCGGCGTCTCTGCTTAAGAAACAGCAGTCTGGGTCGGATACCTGCCGCCATTATCCAGAGGACCATTCGGAGGATGAAACTGGACACGATGAGCAGGCGGAAGATCTTTCTAACCCTACGGCGAGTTCACCTCTGGAGTTCCCGCGAAGTCTGTTCCCCAACCCATCGTCCTCACAGGCTCAAGCACAGCAACAAAGTGCGTCAGGCGGTGCACATCCGGAAATTGACCGTGATGTTGACACGAGTGAAAGTAATGAGATCCTGGAG AAACCGTCAAACGCATTCCCGTGGCTGTCAGAGGCGACCAACAACAACGACTATACCAAGGGCAATAACAATCATCACGGTACGCCGCCCCATCTACATCCGCACCCTCACCATccgcatcaccatcatcaccaccatcatccgcACCATTCCCATCATCCTCACCTGCCGCACTCGGCTGCAACCTCGGCCGGAAGTCAGTCCAATCTTGGGCCAGCTTCAAGCAGCTCACTAGCTGCCGCCAACTGTCGGCACGGACATCCGGAAGACACCAAGTGTCGCTCGGTGAACTGCGGGCCACCGCAATCGCCCTCGGCCTCCTCCAGCCTAGCAGCGAACGAGGGAGCTACTCCCGATTCCAGCAGCACCACGGCGACCGCCACGGCTATCCCCAACTTTAACCAGATGCCCGTCCCGGGCGGTGTGCAGGGCCAGAACCCGACCCAGGGCCTCGTGCACTGGATGAGCGCGGTAATGGCCGAGCATATGACCTCCAACCCGCACCATGATCCGGCTGCCGTCGGGATGCACTACATGTGGAACGGACCGGTCGAG CAATGTGGACAGCACACGAAGGATATGGACGCATACGGTGGTTGGCCGACACCCCGGAACCCGATGGCGATGAAGCAAGGATACGAG GCAAAAATGAATCCAGtcgatcatcaccatcaccaccatcatcaccatcacaacAACCTGCAGAAGGGGCACATGATCGATGATGGGCGCTTGCTGGATCATCACACCATGCAAACGGGCGCTGCCCAGATGAGCCAACTGTACGGTGCCCGCGGATCATCCAGCAGTAGCTCACCGGGCGGCGGACTCACCGGACACGGTGGTCCCCCGAATCCGGCCACCGCACTGCTCGTCGTACCTCAGCCCATCAATGCGACCAAGATCGGTGGTACCGGACTGCCGAACGGAACTGGCCGAAAGTATCAGTGCAAAATGTGTCCCCAG ATCTTCACCTCCAAAGCGGACCTGCAGCTGCACACGCAAATTCACATGCGTGAAGCCAAGCCGTACAAATGCTCCCAGTGCAATAAGGCGTTTGCCAACTCGAGCTACCTGTCGCAGCACACCCGCATCCATCTCGGCATCAAGCCGTACCGGTGCGAGATCTGTCAGCGCAAGTTCACGCAGCTGTCGCACCTGCAGCAGCACATCCGGACGCACACCGGGGACAAACCGTACAAGTGTCGGCATTCGGGCTGTCTCAAGGCATTCTCGCAGCTGTCCAACCTGCAGTCCCACTCGCGCTGTCACCAGACGGACAAACCGTTCAAGTGCAACTCCTGCTACAAATGTTTCTCCGACGAACCGTCGCTGCTGGAGCACATCCCGAAGCACAAGGAGTCGAAGCACCTGAAGACGCACATCTGTCAGTACTGCGGAAAGTCCTACACCCAGGAGACCTACCTGTCGAAGCACATGCAGAAACACGCCGAACGGACAGATAAACGGCCTCCGATTGGGACGCGAAGTAGCAATAGTACGGTCAACCTGAGTGCGTCCACTCCCGGCAGTAGCAGCTCGGGCAGTGGCAGTGCATCGAACGGACCAACGACCACCGTCGGTCCGGCCACTATGACCGGCGAGAGCACGTTCTGGCCGAAGGTAAGCCCGGACTCGGCCGCGGCCACCATCAACGATGTCATCAACCAACAGAACAATCACCACGACTTCAGCCTAACTCCGAATGGCAGCGCAACGAATGGCAGCAACGGTAGCACCGGCAATGGTTCTGCAACTAATGGGCCACAATCGGGCGGTGGAAATGCGGTACATGGGTCCGGGTCGGACCTTCCCGGATCCCACCATCAGCGGGATGATGCTGTCGACGAGCTGGTTGGAGCAGGCCGAGGACCACCCGACAATGCGAACACACCCAACGGAAACACCAACACCGGCACCGGAGGTAATCAAGGGTccgcacagcagcagcagcagcagcaacagcaacaacaacagcagcagcaacaacaacctccacCGCAGCAGCACAACGGAACTGCACCCATGAACGGCAACCTGGCAATCCCACCCGTCTCAACACCCATGTCCGCTAGCTACGACTCGAGCAGCATAGCGAAGGCCACCAGCAACTCGGCCTTCACGCCGATCAACGCGATGCCACCGCATCTGAACAGCCTgcagcaccaccatcagctAGCGACACAGAGGCCCTCCTATCTGTACGATGCCATCAGCTTCCAGAACCAGAAGGCCGCCATGGCACAAAGTCCTTCGAATGCATTTCCCAACCAGCTGATCTCGCTGCACCAGATACGCAACTACGCGCATCAACCTGCCGGTGGGTTAATGGCCGGTGAGCATCTGCTCGGTGTCACCGTCGGTCCCGGAGGCAAGGACAAGGGTTAA
- the LOC128709485 gene encoding serine/threonine-protein kinase Tao isoform X2: MRPGSLKDPEIAELFNKHDPEKIFEDLREIGHGSFGAVYYAKCNLTPEIVAIKKMSYMGKQSMEKWQDILKEIRFLRQLNHPNTIEYKGCYLHENTAWLVMEYCVGSASDIIEVHKRPLKEDEISAICDGVLRGLSYLHGLGRIHRDIKAGNILLTEQGIVKLADFGSAAIKCPANSFVGTPYWMAPEVILAMDEGQYDGKVDVWSLGITCIELAERKPPYFNMNAMSALYHIAQNDAPSLQAQEWSDMFRNFVDFCLKKSPIDRPTSTQLLKHTFVTRVRSPNVLIDLIARTKAAVRELDNLNYRKMKKILMVDCETESNIGDAEDTPDEQIGGDSSKSNSITSEHSLPSVDQQQHGGVGSGLMRNSSRSRPTNPMSSMHNNSAGGNVRDSMLSNVMMAGIGGSGSGSGMMMAGGGGMGGSVGMGTSGIQGGSAGAAGGQTNIGANMVYHHHNSSSPVAPSHHHPQHNHNHVSQVAASVVADHGANNFATIRTTSIVTKQQKEHMQEEMHEQMSGYKRMRREHQAALVKLEEKCKVEMEQHKSALDKEYDLLLHNFTRELDKQSAKHQQEIVRRIKQNDAAEKKLHKEISTRQEGDRKAFEIHRKKEYKANKERWKRELSMDDTTPKRQRDATLQTQKDNLKQAEQQEEQRLLRVQKNYIELEMRKFRRKKMGLLHDLEDQLLRDELSKKQQQLEQAHAMLIKHHEKTQDLEYRQQKSVHALREEQISKQHESELRNQKEYMDRAERELLRRHALELKQQPKSLKQKELQIRKQFRETCKTQTIQYKALKRQILQTTPKEDQKAVIKQLKEEQHRKLTLLGDQYEQSIADMLQKQSLRLDESQEVECHQLKDRLQYELDILTAYQSKNRMQAQAQRDRERKELEDRVSVRRALLESKMETELQQFNQERAERIRQLKEKHDKQLEAFDEESARMGFSALALAEASKETYPDEEGSLSGSMLSLAHSNSSTSFPAGSL; the protein is encoded by the exons ATGAGGCCGGGAAGCCTAAAAGACCCCGAGATAGCAGAACTCTTCAACAAACATGATCCGGAAAAGATATTCGAAGATTTGCGCGAAATCGGGCACGGTTCGTTCGGTGCGGTGTATTACGCAAAATGCAACCTTACGCCCGAGATCGTCGCTATCAAGAAGATGTCCTACATGGGCAAGCAGAGCATGGAGAAGTGGCAGGATATCCTGAAGGAGATACGCTTCCTGCGGCAGCTAAACCATCCGAACACGATCGAGTACAAGGGATGCTATTTGCACGAAAACACGGCATGGCTCGTGATGGAGTACTGTGTTGGGTCTGCTTCGGACATCATCGAGGTGCACAAGCGCCCGCTAAAGGAGGACGAAATCTCCGCCATCTGCGATGGTGTGCTGCGAGGGTTAAGCTACTTGCACGGTCTCGGCCGAATCCATCG TGACATTAAGGCTGGTAACATTTTGCTCACCGAGCAGGGTATAGTGAAGCTGGCCGATTTCGGCAGTGCCGCCATCAAGTGCCCGGCGAATAGTTTTGTCGGAACGCCCTACTGGATGGCACCGGAAGTTATTCTGGCGATGGACGAGGGCCAGTACGATGGTAAGGTGGATGTGTGGTCACTTGGCATCACCTGCATCGAGCTGGCAGAACGGAAACCTCCGTACTTCAACATGAACGCTATGTCGGCATTGTATCATATCGCGCAGAATGATGCACCATCGCTTCAGGCACAGGAGTGGTCGGATATGTTCCGTAACTTTGTTGATTTCTGTCTGAAAAAATCACCGATTGATCGGCCCACGTCAACGCAGCTTCTAAAACACACGTTCGTAACAAGAGTTCGGTCGCCGAACGtgttgattgatttaattgCCAG AACGAAAGCAGCTGTGAGGGAACTAGACAATCTGAACTATCGCAAGATGAAGAAAATCTTGATGGTGGATTGCGAGACGGAAAGCAACATTGGCGACGCGGAAGATACGCCGGACGAGCAGATCGGTGGCGATAGCAGCAAGAGCAATAGTATCACTTCCGAACACTCACTGCCATCGGTCGATCAACAGCAGCACGGTGGGGTAGGTAGCGGGCTGATGAGGAATTCGTCTCGATCCCGACCGACTAATCCGATGTCATCGATGCATAACAATTCGGCGGGTGGCAATGTGAGGGATAGCATGCTTTCGAACGTCATGATGGCCGGTATCGGTGGCAGTGGATCGGGCAGCGGCATGATGATGGCTGGCGGCGGCGGAATGGGTGGCAGCGTTGGCATGGGCACGAGTGGAATTCAGGGCGGTAGCGCGGGTGCGGCCGGTGGGCAAACGAATATCGGTGCTAACATGGTCTATCACCATCATAACTCTTCTAGTCCCGTTGCACCTTCGCACCATCACCCGCagcacaaccacaaccacgTGTCGCAGGTGGCGGCCAGTGTCGTCGCCGATCACGGTGCCAACAACTTTGCTACCATCCGTACGACCAGTATTGTGACGAAGCAACAGAAGGAACACATGCAG GAGGAAATGCACGAGCAAATGTCGGGCTACAAACGTATGCGACGGGAGCATCAGGCCGCGCTGGTGAAGCTGGAGGAAAAGTGTAAGGTGGAGATGGAGCAGCACAAGTCCGCCCTGGACAAGGAGTATGACCTTTTGCTGCATAATTTTACCCGAGAGCTAGACAAACAATCT GCAAAACATCAGCAGGAGATTGTGCGAAGGATTAAGCAGAATGACGCGGCAGAGAAGAAGCTGCACAAGGAAATATCTACCAGACAGGAGGGCGACCGGAAGGCGTTCGAAATCCATCGAAAGAAGGAGTACAAGGCAAACAAGGAACGCTGGAAACGGGAACTATCGATGGACGATACGACGCCCAAACGGCAGCGAGATGCAACCTTGCA AACGCAGAAGGATAACCTCAAGCAGGCGGAACAACAGGAGGAACAGCGGTTGTTGCGGGTACAGAAAAACTACATCGAGCTGGAGATGCGAAAATTCcgcaggaaaaaaatgggatTATTGCATGATCTGGAGGATCAACTGTTGCGTGAC GAGCTCAgcaagaagcagcagcaactagaGCAAGCACATGCCATGCTAATCAAACACCacgaaaaaacacaagatCTCGAGTATCGCCAGCAGAAGAGCGTACATGCACTTAGAGAAGAGCAG ATATCAAAACAACATGAAAGTGAACTGCGAAACCAAAAGGAGTACATGGACAGGGCCGAGCGAGAGTTGTTACGAAGACACGCACTCGAATTGAAACAGCAGCCAAAGAGCCTGAAG CAAAAAGAACTCCAGATAAGGAAACAGTTTCGTGAAACgtgtaaaacacaaacaatccaGTATAAGGCACTGAAGCGGCAGATACTGCAGACAACACCTAAGGAAGATCAAAAGGCTGTGATAAAGCAACTAAAGGAAGAGCAACATCGTAAGTTAACACTGCTCGGTGATCAG TATGAACAAAGTATTGCTGATATGCTGCAGAAGCAAAGCCTTCGTTTGGACGAAAGCCAGGAAGTTGAGTGCCACCAGCTGAAGGATCGGTTACAGTACGAGCTGGACATTCTGACCGCTTACCAGAGCAAAAATCGCATGCAGGCGCAAGCGCAGCGCGACCGCGAGCGTAAGGAATTGGAGGATCGCGTCAGTGTAAGACGGGCACTGTTGGAGAGTAAG ATGGAAACTGAGTTGCAGCAGTTTAATCAAGAGCGTGCCGAAAGGATCCGCCAGCTGAAGGAGAAACACGACAAGCAGCTTGAGGCATTCGACGAAGAGTCTGCCCGGATGGGCTTCAG TGCACTGGCCTTAGCGGAAGCATCGAAAGAAACGTACCCGGATGAGGAAGGCAGCCTGTCCGGTTCAATGCTGAGCCTGGCGCACAGTAACAGTTCCACCAGCTTCCCGGCTGGATCTCTATAG